From the Acidobacteriota bacterium genome, one window contains:
- the tmk gene encoding dTMP kinase: protein MYGDHQFPGKLFIVEGIDGSGKSTQLSLLQQWLKREGYMVFFSEWNSSPLVKETTRRGKKKQMLTPSTFSLLHATDLADRIERHIIPPLKAGAIVLADRYIYTAFARDTARGVSPRWVLELYKFAVKPTIAFYFRVPLDVSLKRILSARAGLKYYEAGMDLGLSDDLEESFELFQGLISRKYEGMVDEFGLRVIDATRSIEEQQNEVRAIVERELIDVPKRPMHALSASNLDSWEN from the coding sequence ATGTACGGCGACCACCAGTTTCCCGGCAAGCTATTCATCGTCGAGGGAATTGACGGTTCAGGAAAATCCACCCAGTTAAGCTTGCTCCAACAATGGCTCAAGCGCGAAGGATACATGGTGTTCTTCAGCGAGTGGAACTCCTCTCCGCTGGTCAAGGAGACGACCCGCCGCGGCAAGAAAAAGCAGATGCTGACGCCTTCAACCTTCTCGCTTCTTCACGCGACCGACCTTGCGGATCGCATTGAGCGCCACATCATTCCGCCCCTCAAGGCCGGAGCCATAGTACTGGCGGACCGCTACATCTATACCGCATTCGCGCGCGACACCGCCCGCGGCGTCAGTCCGCGTTGGGTGCTCGAGCTTTATAAGTTCGCCGTCAAGCCTACGATCGCTTTCTATTTCCGCGTGCCGCTCGACGTTTCGCTCAAACGAATACTGAGCGCGCGTGCCGGGCTCAAGTACTACGAAGCCGGAATGGACCTGGGGTTGAGCGACGACCTGGAGGAGAGCTTCGAGCTGTTCCAGGGGCTGATCAGCCGCAAGTATGAAGGGATGGTGGACGAATTCGGGCTGCGGGTCATAGACGCTACCCGGTCGATCGAAGAACAGCAAAACGAGGTGCGCGCTATCGTCGAGCGCGAGCTTATCGACGTGCCCAAGCGCCCAATGCACGCGCTCTCGGCGTCAAATCTTGATTCCTGGGAGAACTAA
- a CDS encoding thymidylate kinase, translating into MENRSNNHAFEFYGEGLPGVELEELRGRLIVIEGPDGVGRSTQVSMLKPWLESNGHAVLDTGMTRSALAGKGIKQAKAGITLGPISLTLFYATDFADRLENEMIPALRAGFIVLTDRYIYSLIARSIVRGLEASWIKACYGLALKPDAVFYLRSNVGGLIPRVLSSPGGFDYWESGMDIHLGDDLFDSFAEYQTRMLSVFDSMIDEYGFEVIDATEPIDLIYRNLQRRIGRLLREF; encoded by the coding sequence TTGGAGAATCGATCTAACAACCACGCGTTCGAATTCTACGGTGAGGGCCTGCCGGGCGTCGAGCTGGAGGAACTTCGCGGCAGGTTGATCGTGATCGAAGGCCCGGACGGAGTTGGGCGTTCGACTCAGGTGTCCATGCTCAAGCCATGGTTAGAATCCAACGGCCATGCGGTGCTTGACACCGGTATGACCCGATCGGCTCTCGCGGGCAAAGGAATCAAACAGGCCAAGGCTGGGATCACGCTCGGTCCAATATCGCTGACGCTTTTCTATGCAACCGATTTTGCCGATCGGCTCGAGAACGAGATGATTCCGGCGCTGCGGGCCGGCTTCATAGTCCTGACGGATCGCTACATCTATTCATTGATCGCGCGCTCAATCGTCCGGGGTCTGGAGGCGAGCTGGATCAAAGCGTGTTACGGGCTGGCGCTAAAGCCTGACGCAGTTTTCTATCTGCGCTCGAACGTCGGCGGCTTGATCCCGCGGGTATTGAGCAGTCCGGGCGGGTTCGACTATTGGGAATCCGGAATGGACATCCATCTTGGGGATGATTTGTTCGATAGCTTTGCCGAGTATCAGACCAGGATGCTTTCGGTGTTCGACTCGATGATCGATGAGTACGGTTTCGAGGTCATCGACGCGACTGAACCGATAGACCTGATCTATCGAAACCTTCAACGCCGAATCGGCCGCCTACTAAGAGAATTCTGA